One stretch of Shewanella sp. Arc9-LZ DNA includes these proteins:
- a CDS encoding flagellar brake protein, translated as MTTPVSASLYADLRLIDIGMELFIEIHFANGKTVQSRSSLIGYQVGRFILIEYPNKGFSEAYQHMLVNAEIVVRAMTNSGFKDIIAFKSTIFSVVNQPIRMLCLSVPKTIIKKKVREQLRVNIEQEVFIMHNDNKISAKMLDFSSTGCLLTVDAKTVNIEQGEEIHVAISINTDLSGILTGSMVKVQNIEGVLNIGVRFSDEHPQLKDNIFSYFLVSSTTKS; from the coding sequence ATGACAACGCCAGTAAGTGCTTCGTTGTATGCTGATCTTCGCCTAATTGACATAGGTATGGAATTGTTTATTGAAATTCATTTTGCCAATGGTAAAACAGTGCAGTCACGTTCGAGCTTAATTGGTTATCAGGTTGGGCGGTTTATCTTGATTGAGTATCCTAATAAAGGTTTTTCTGAGGCTTATCAACATATGCTAGTGAATGCTGAAATTGTGGTAAGGGCGATGACGAATAGTGGTTTTAAAGACATTATTGCTTTTAAGTCGACCATATTCTCTGTGGTTAATCAACCGATTAGAATGCTGTGCCTTAGTGTACCTAAAACCATCATCAAGAAAAAAGTCAGAGAGCAGTTGCGAGTTAATATCGAGCAAGAAGTGTTTATTATGCACAATGACAATAAAATCAGTGCAAAAATGCTCGACTTTTCTTCTACTGGCTGCTTACTGACGGTAGACGCCAAAACGGTGAATATTGAACAAGGCGAAGAGATACATGTGGCTATCTCTATTAACACTGATCTTTCAGGGATCTTAACGGGTAGCATGGTCAAAGTTCAAAACATTGAAGGTGTATTGAATATAGGGGTGAGGTTTTCAGATGAGCATCCACAATTAAAAGATAATATTTTCAGCTATTTTTTAGTCAGTTCAACTACAAAATCATGA
- a CDS encoding cytochrome c/FTR1 family iron permease, with the protein MIVITSVFSTSLWAQSPAVSSQEISPETSQDLLKQTRQILQLAEYIGVDYSEAVTEGRISNPDEFAEMQQFASIIIEKTNLLANDVPNSLTADALQLQQAIAEKTSLDVIQGLSQKIRNQLLSQSPALVLPTQLLAKDHVKQLFIENCSTCHGDLGQGDGPLAKSLSPEPTNFTDHDRAMNRSLLGLYDAISDGLDGSAMRAFSELNDQQRWSLAFYVGSLAFEPTATATEHIKHDANIELQQWVNSNPTQLIQQNVGIDKTQLSLLRSQPERLFQHADSPISVARTNLQAAVKAYKANEFAQAQTLAVSAYLDGFELIENNLDAHDSSLRKSIESQLLNFRNILKTAGQDSQVNQQLTSILAQLDQADTLLTGQSLSNNAMFSAALIILLREGLEALLVIIALMTVLIKTERQDAIKFVHFGWISALAAGVLTWWAADNLISISGASRELMEGGAALLAALVLFYVGYWMHSKTQGSKWQSYIKNNVDRHLNTGTLWGLTGLAFISVYREVFETILFYQSLLTQAIGSASSNEQVSYLVYGLLAGMAILAVIAWLMMRYSVKLPLARFFAVSSYFMLILAFILAGKGISALQEAAVISLTPFPIDVSISWLGIASTWQGLSTQMVIVVLFSFLVIRNRDTK; encoded by the coding sequence TTGATTGTCATTACTTCGGTGTTTTCAACTTCTTTATGGGCACAGAGCCCGGCAGTCTCGTCACAAGAGATATCACCAGAGACATCGCAAGATCTCTTAAAACAAACACGACAAATTCTTCAATTAGCTGAATACATTGGTGTTGATTACTCAGAAGCGGTGACCGAAGGTCGTATCTCTAATCCTGATGAATTTGCTGAAATGCAGCAATTTGCTAGCATCATTATCGAAAAAACTAACCTGCTCGCCAATGATGTGCCAAATTCATTAACAGCCGATGCATTGCAATTACAGCAAGCCATTGCAGAAAAAACATCACTGGATGTTATTCAAGGGCTTAGCCAAAAAATACGTAACCAGTTATTAAGCCAGTCTCCAGCATTAGTGTTACCAACACAGCTATTAGCCAAAGACCATGTTAAACAGCTGTTTATCGAAAATTGTTCGACCTGTCATGGTGATTTAGGCCAAGGCGATGGGCCTCTGGCAAAATCATTGTCACCAGAGCCAACCAATTTCACCGATCACGATCGAGCAATGAATCGTTCATTATTGGGACTTTACGATGCGATTTCCGACGGTTTAGATGGCAGTGCTATGCGTGCTTTTAGTGAGTTAAATGATCAACAGCGTTGGTCACTGGCTTTCTATGTAGGTAGTTTAGCTTTTGAGCCAACAGCTACTGCCACGGAGCACATCAAGCATGATGCGAATATTGAATTACAACAGTGGGTCAATAGCAATCCAACCCAGTTAATTCAGCAAAATGTCGGAATTGATAAAACCCAATTATCATTACTACGCTCACAACCTGAGCGACTGTTTCAACATGCTGACTCACCTATTTCAGTCGCGCGTACTAACTTGCAGGCTGCTGTAAAAGCATATAAAGCCAATGAGTTTGCTCAAGCACAAACCTTAGCAGTGAGCGCCTATCTCGACGGTTTTGAATTAATTGAAAACAATTTAGATGCTCATGACAGTAGTTTACGTAAATCAATCGAAAGCCAGCTGCTTAATTTTAGAAACATCCTAAAAACAGCAGGACAGGACAGCCAGGTAAATCAACAGTTGACCAGCATATTGGCTCAACTAGACCAAGCCGACACCCTATTAACAGGGCAATCACTATCGAATAACGCCATGTTTTCGGCTGCATTAATCATCCTGCTACGCGAAGGATTAGAAGCACTGCTCGTTATCATTGCTTTAATGACAGTGTTAATTAAAACCGAACGTCAAGATGCGATTAAATTTGTTCACTTTGGTTGGATATCAGCACTCGCTGCTGGCGTATTAACCTGGTGGGCAGCAGATAACCTAATTAGCATTAGCGGAGCCTCAAGGGAGTTAATGGAAGGCGGCGCGGCATTGCTAGCCGCTTTGGTGTTGTTTTATGTTGGTTATTGGATGCACAGTAAAACCCAAGGTTCCAAATGGCAAAGTTACATTAAAAATAATGTCGACCGCCATTTAAACACTGGCACCTTATGGGGTCTCACTGGGCTGGCATTTATTTCGGTCTATCGTGAAGTCTTTGAAACGATTTTGTTCTATCAATCATTACTGACACAAGCCATAGGCTCTGCCAGCAGCAATGAACAAGTCAGTTACTTGGTTTACGGCTTGCTAGCAGGTATGGCTATTTTAGCGGTGATTGCTTGGTTAATGATGCGCTACTCAGTTAAATTACCATTAGCCCGCTTCTTTGCGGTGAGTTCTTACTTCATGCTTATTTTAGCGTTTATCTTGGCAGGAAAAGGGATTTCAGCGTTACAAGAAGCAGCAGTAATTAGCCTTACTCCCTTCCCTATAGATGTGTCGATTAGCTGGTTAGGTATAGCATCAACATGGCAAGGCTTGAGTACGCAAATGGTGATTGTAGTGTTATTTAGCTTTTTGGTTATCCGTAATCGTGACACAAAATAA
- a CDS encoding TonB-dependent siderophore receptor: MPIYRYPNRSLTALAISLALYSSITSSMATAAEKLESIEVIQVSGKAINDKGMSPKNSTVDGPFGDGIALKDIARSVTPITSEMIEQLNITDLSDIQKVSPNSYSASGFGASSLPTIRGQLGELYQDGVRRQAGNNGFGVPMSFNAVEQIDVVKGAPPVLLGTSQRNGGFVNIHSKVAPTDEQFNKLTLSGGSWDHYRAQIDVGTDIVANQSGVRLSAEHIDNGSYYDYSGFKSDSIFVAFRLLPDDASTWDINVEYYDVEFTDNAGINRPTQALIDNGLYVTGQGVQPNGSTIAGANAIVSPTGLVEIDRSQVLTDPDNINNAQTFLLHSTYVRELSDKATFKNITYYQHLEREEIAQNSFVEIIDGADTAQNRVELAYKWSDAQSTITAVDIRYNKVLGYSQFTTEADLPIDLTGPIENRRIPLTAAQQGRLVELRPGVFVSPGAQYDTNADGSGDFSLSDTTDSTSWQTGLAIQHNSQWTDKFSTSVGYRADFYNVDARDAIAPQGQVAASDSISEMLESGQVSLSYRLSDDITTYASASYNESTSNSMAGGTTLGANNQISSQNFATENTLTEVGIKYSPTDSAWYVDAAVFDQKRSLRNRDGSNTGIRTKGFEAQAFYDADPFWLSAGYSYLDARYDDSASSQDTVQVADTFDNSRPDIIAGTGIGAPNFASFAASDRRVQGLPEQTFTINGGMSITEKWKAGFSGLYTKSYPLDYLATVYIRDQYTLNVNTRYDFTEQTSLRLDVNNVTNQKNWRPVFEGGYFGSTLVFPELPVNATLTLQHSF, translated from the coding sequence ATGCCTATTTATCGTTATCCTAATCGTTCACTTACCGCACTCGCTATTAGCCTAGCCCTGTACTCATCAATAACGTCATCAATGGCTACAGCAGCCGAAAAACTTGAATCTATTGAAGTCATTCAAGTATCAGGTAAAGCGATTAACGATAAAGGCATGTCACCTAAAAACAGCACTGTAGATGGCCCATTTGGTGATGGAATAGCATTGAAAGATATCGCACGTTCGGTTACGCCTATCACCAGTGAAATGATTGAACAGCTCAACATCACTGATTTATCTGACATACAAAAAGTCAGCCCAAACAGTTATTCAGCCAGCGGCTTTGGCGCATCAAGCCTACCCACTATTCGTGGTCAGTTAGGTGAGTTATATCAAGACGGTGTGCGTCGCCAAGCGGGCAACAATGGCTTTGGTGTCCCCATGTCATTTAACGCTGTCGAGCAAATTGATGTGGTAAAAGGTGCGCCGCCAGTGCTATTAGGCACCAGCCAACGTAACGGTGGATTTGTTAACATACATTCTAAAGTCGCGCCTACTGACGAGCAATTTAATAAGCTCACCCTATCTGGCGGCAGTTGGGATCATTACCGAGCTCAAATAGATGTTGGCACTGACATTGTCGCCAATCAAAGCGGTGTTCGCTTAAGTGCAGAACATATCGATAATGGCAGCTACTACGATTATTCAGGCTTTAAAAGCGACAGTATTTTTGTGGCATTTCGTTTACTGCCAGACGATGCCAGCACCTGGGACATTAATGTCGAATACTATGATGTTGAGTTTACCGACAACGCGGGGATTAACCGTCCAACTCAAGCATTAATCGACAACGGTTTATACGTTACAGGTCAAGGTGTACAACCTAACGGCAGTACTATTGCTGGCGCCAATGCTATCGTATCGCCAACAGGGTTAGTTGAGATAGATCGCAGCCAAGTATTAACCGACCCAGACAATATCAATAACGCCCAAACCTTCTTACTTCACAGTACTTATGTGCGTGAGTTAAGCGATAAAGCGACTTTTAAAAACATTACCTATTATCAGCATTTAGAACGTGAAGAAATTGCTCAAAATAGTTTTGTTGAAATTATTGATGGTGCAGATACTGCACAAAACAGAGTTGAATTAGCCTATAAATGGAGCGATGCTCAAAGCACCATTACTGCGGTGGATATCCGCTACAACAAAGTGTTAGGTTACAGTCAATTTACCACCGAAGCTGACTTACCTATCGATTTAACTGGCCCCATTGAAAACCGCCGTATTCCGCTTACTGCAGCACAACAAGGTCGATTAGTTGAACTGCGCCCTGGTGTGTTTGTGTCACCCGGAGCGCAGTACGATACCAATGCCGATGGCAGCGGCGATTTTTCATTATCTGACACCACTGACTCTACCAGTTGGCAAACCGGTCTAGCCATTCAACATAACAGCCAATGGACAGATAAGTTTTCCACCAGCGTAGGTTATCGTGCCGATTTTTATAATGTAGATGCGCGCGATGCTATTGCCCCACAAGGACAAGTTGCTGCTAGCGATTCGATAAGTGAAATGCTTGAATCTGGTCAAGTCAGTTTGAGCTATCGCCTTAGTGACGATATCACTACCTATGCCAGTGCCAGTTATAACGAATCAACTTCAAACAGCATGGCTGGCGGCACCACGTTAGGCGCCAACAACCAAATTAGTAGCCAAAACTTTGCCACCGAAAATACCTTAACCGAAGTGGGCATTAAGTACTCACCCACGGACAGTGCTTGGTATGTTGACGCTGCAGTGTTTGACCAAAAACGCAGTCTACGTAACCGTGATGGCAGCAATACCGGCATTCGCACTAAAGGCTTTGAAGCCCAAGCTTTTTATGATGCCGATCCGTTTTGGTTAAGCGCGGGCTACAGTTATTTAGACGCCCGTTATGATGACTCAGCCAGTAGCCAAGATACGGTACAAGTTGCCGATACATTTGATAATTCACGCCCAGACATTATTGCTGGCACAGGTATTGGCGCACCAAACTTCGCTTCATTTGCAGCGTCTGACCGCCGTGTACAAGGCCTTCCTGAACAAACGTTCACAATTAATGGCGGAATGTCGATTACTGAGAAATGGAAAGCAGGTTTCTCCGGTCTATATACCAAGAGTTACCCATTAGACTATTTAGCGACTGTGTATATTCGCGATCAATACACGCTTAACGTTAACACTCGCTATGATTTTACCGAGCAAACAAGTTTAAGGCTGGATGTGAATAACGTGACTAACCAAAAGAACTGGCGTCCGGTGTTTGAAGGCGGTTATTTCGGATCAACATTGGTTTTTCCTGAACTACCTGTTAACGCTACCCTTACCTTACAGCATTCATTTTAA
- a CDS encoding FAD-dependent oxidoreductase codes for MFKKIVLLLIAASLVGLFFHFDLHQLLTLEGLKGSMNDFSQLREESPLLVIGGFFLLYVAVTALSLPGAAILTIASGALFGIVEGLIIASFASSIGATMAFLVSRYLLRDSIKQRFPERLAAIDAGIEKEGGFYLFTLRLVPIFPFFLINMLMGVTAFKSWTFYWVSQVGMFLGTFVYVNAGTQLAQIDSLSNILSVNLILSFALLGLFPLIAKGIVNMIKKRRVYSKWTKPAKFDRNMIVIGAGAGGLVTSYIAAAVKAKVTLIEAGEMGGDCLNYGCVPSKAIIKSAKIAQQIRNAHHYGLEGSTPEFSFKKVMARVHQVVADIAPHDSVERYTNLGVDVVKGYAKLVDPWTVEISHPDGNTSRLTARSIVIATGARPFVPPLPGIEEVGYVTSDTLWDEFAKLDTAPQKLVVLGGGPIGSELAQSFARLGSQVTQVEMAERIMIKEDLEVSEFATQALQKSGVNILTSHQALRCELRDGKKYLIVKHQEQELALEYDQLLCAVGRSARLSGYGLEELGIETNRTIVTNEYLETLYPNIYAAGDIVGPYQFTHVAAHQGWYAAVNGLFGHLKKFKVDYRVIPWTTFIDPEVARVGINEYEAKQQGIDYEVTRFDFAELDRAITDSATEGFIKVITPKGKDKILGVTVVSEHAGDLIAEFVLAMKHGLGLNKILGTIHSYPTWAEGNKYAAGEWKRNHAPETVLRWLEKYHTWRRG; via the coding sequence ATGTTTAAAAAAATTGTGTTATTACTGATTGCTGCATCATTAGTGGGATTATTTTTCCACTTTGATTTGCATCAATTACTGACCTTAGAGGGCCTAAAAGGCTCAATGAATGACTTTAGTCAATTACGTGAAGAGTCACCATTGTTAGTTATTGGCGGGTTCTTTTTATTGTATGTGGCCGTGACCGCATTGTCTTTACCTGGTGCCGCGATTCTTACCATCGCCTCGGGAGCCTTATTCGGCATCGTCGAAGGATTAATTATTGCGTCGTTTGCTTCGAGTATTGGCGCAACAATGGCATTTTTAGTGTCGCGTTATCTGTTGCGTGATTCAATTAAACAACGTTTTCCAGAGCGCTTAGCGGCCATTGATGCCGGAATTGAAAAAGAAGGTGGCTTTTACTTATTTACCTTACGTTTGGTACCAATATTTCCGTTCTTTTTAATCAACATGCTGATGGGTGTAACCGCCTTTAAATCGTGGACTTTCTATTGGGTAAGCCAAGTCGGTATGTTTTTGGGTACCTTTGTTTACGTTAATGCCGGTACTCAGCTGGCACAAATTGACAGCTTATCGAACATTTTATCGGTTAACCTTATCCTGTCGTTTGCACTATTAGGTTTATTCCCGCTTATTGCAAAAGGTATTGTTAACATGATTAAAAAACGTCGTGTATACAGCAAATGGACCAAGCCAGCTAAATTTGATCGCAACATGATTGTGATTGGCGCAGGTGCTGGTGGCCTAGTAACCAGTTATATTGCTGCCGCAGTAAAAGCTAAAGTGACCTTAATTGAAGCCGGCGAAATGGGCGGCGACTGTTTAAATTATGGCTGTGTGCCGAGTAAAGCGATTATTAAAAGCGCTAAAATTGCTCAGCAAATAAGAAATGCCCATCATTACGGCTTAGAAGGCAGCACTCCTGAATTTTCATTTAAAAAAGTCATGGCGCGCGTGCATCAAGTGGTTGCCGATATTGCTCCTCACGACAGTGTTGAGCGTTACACCAACTTAGGTGTCGACGTAGTCAAAGGCTATGCAAAATTAGTTGACCCATGGACAGTTGAAATTAGCCACCCTGACGGTAACACCAGTCGCTTAACCGCGCGCAGCATTGTCATTGCTACAGGTGCTCGCCCGTTTGTGCCACCGTTACCAGGCATAGAAGAAGTCGGTTATGTTACCAGTGATACCTTGTGGGACGAGTTTGCAAAACTCGATACAGCACCACAAAAATTAGTGGTACTAGGCGGCGGCCCAATTGGCTCTGAACTGGCACAAAGCTTTGCCCGTTTAGGATCGCAAGTGACTCAAGTTGAAATGGCTGAGCGCATCATGATCAAAGAAGATCTTGAAGTGTCTGAGTTTGCCACCCAAGCCTTGCAAAAAAGTGGCGTGAATATTTTAACCTCACACCAAGCGCTGCGCTGCGAACTGCGTGACGGTAAAAAATACCTTATCGTTAAACATCAAGAGCAAGAGTTAGCGTTAGAATACGACCAGCTTTTATGTGCAGTCGGTCGTAGTGCCCGCTTAAGCGGTTACGGCTTAGAAGAGTTAGGTATTGAAACCAACCGTACTATCGTCACCAATGAATACCTAGAAACCTTATACCCAAATATCTATGCGGCAGGTGACATTGTTGGGCCTTATCAATTTACTCACGTAGCGGCACATCAAGGCTGGTACGCGGCAGTCAATGGACTGTTTGGACACTTGAAAAAGTTTAAAGTGGATTACCGAGTTATTCCATGGACTACGTTTATCGATCCAGAAGTGGCTCGTGTAGGTATTAATGAATATGAAGCCAAACAGCAAGGTATTGATTACGAGGTGACTCGCTTTGATTTTGCCGAGCTTGATCGTGCCATTACCGACAGTGCTACCGAAGGGTTTATTAAAGTGATTACCCCTAAAGGTAAAGATAAAATCTTAGGTGTGACCGTAGTGTCTGAACACGCTGGTGATTTAATTGCTGAATTTGTATTGGCGATGAAACACGGATTAGGGCTTAACAAGATTTTAGGCACCATACACAGTTACCCAACATGGGCCGAAGGCAACAAGTACGCCGCAGGTGAATGGAAGCGTAACCATGCACCAGAAACTGTATTGCGCTGGTTAGAAAAATACCACACATGGCGTCGTGGCTAA
- a CDS encoding DUF547 domain-containing protein, with protein sequence MVLHDEWNTLLNRHVKPIHSGHSSAIDYAAIQQDRAILTRYLNQLSQITQAEFDAWDKASQLAFLINAYNAWTVELILTKYPDIDSIKELGGLFSSPWDKSFIPLLGKTRSLNDIEHTLIRGSDRYNDPRIHFAVNCASIGCPALREEAYTGAKLELQLTEQTERFLADNSRNYAKGDSLYLSSIFKWYGDDFTKGFRNTHSIEAFLLLYSNSDKGVLTLTPAQRQAAEKQQLDIEFLDYDWSLNVAG encoded by the coding sequence ATGGTGTTACATGATGAGTGGAACACCTTACTCAACCGTCATGTAAAACCGATTCATTCAGGTCACAGTAGCGCGATAGATTACGCAGCAATACAACAAGATCGAGCCATATTGACCAGGTATCTCAACCAACTGAGTCAGATAACCCAAGCTGAATTTGATGCTTGGGATAAAGCATCGCAATTGGCATTTTTAATCAATGCTTACAACGCGTGGACCGTTGAACTTATCTTAACTAAATACCCTGATATAGACTCAATCAAAGAGTTAGGCGGGTTATTTAGCTCACCTTGGGATAAAAGTTTTATTCCATTATTAGGTAAAACCCGCAGCCTTAATGATATTGAGCACACACTCATTCGTGGTAGCGATCGTTACAACGACCCAAGGATCCACTTCGCGGTAAACTGTGCCAGCATTGGTTGCCCTGCACTGCGTGAAGAAGCCTACACAGGCGCTAAACTCGAACTGCAATTAACCGAGCAAACTGAACGTTTTCTTGCGGATAATAGCCGAAATTATGCCAAGGGAGACAGCTTGTATTTGTCTTCTATCTTTAAATGGTATGGCGATGACTTTACCAAAGGGTTTCGTAACACTCATTCGATTGAAGCGTTTTTACTGCTTTATTCTAATAGTGATAAAGGTGTTCTGACACTTACGCCAGCACAGCGTCAAGCGGCAGAAAAACAACAACTTGATATTGAATTTTTAGATTATGACTGGTCACTTAATGTTGCTGGCTAA
- a CDS encoding ABC transporter substrate-binding protein, with the protein MANASSNGVVNVADKPSARIQTSTSIRESAQTSVQASVKTAQTSKSSWPEVESRGANQDVYFHAWGGDPQINRYIQWAAKQVKQQYQINLHHVKLTDTSEAVSRVLAEKSASNDHQGQVDLVWINGENFAAMAKHQLLAPNWVTQLPNFGLTDPDNNPAMTRDFGVPTQGMEAPWGKAALTFYYDSIVTTSPPQTLQQLSLWAKQHPGRFTYPKPPDFLATSFLKYALIVLNNSQPEAIKNLLYQPATTQSQALLLPVLWQYLDELHPHLWRKGRHFMSSGMELRRLIGDGELALAFTFSAAEIPAAVARFELPDSSRSYRMQDGSLSNIHFIAIPYNAAHLDSAKLVVNFLLSPQAQAHKQQANIWGDTSVLALSKLTAEQQTWFEPPAQSHPSATIANQAISPALSEPDPSWSKVITKLWLQRYGVMQ; encoded by the coding sequence ATGGCTAATGCATCTAGCAACGGTGTTGTAAATGTTGCAGACAAGCCGTCGGCACGAATTCAAACATCAACATCAATCCGCGAGTCTGCTCAAACATCAGTTCAAGCATCAGTTAAAACAGCACAAACATCAAAGTCATCATGGCCAGAGGTTGAATCTCGAGGCGCTAATCAAGATGTGTACTTTCATGCTTGGGGTGGCGATCCGCAAATAAATCGTTATATTCAATGGGCCGCGAAACAAGTTAAGCAGCAATATCAGATCAATTTACACCATGTAAAACTCACCGACACCAGCGAAGCCGTCAGCCGAGTATTAGCCGAAAAATCAGCAAGCAATGATCATCAAGGACAAGTCGATTTAGTGTGGATTAACGGTGAAAATTTTGCCGCCATGGCCAAGCATCAACTGCTAGCGCCAAATTGGGTTACGCAATTACCCAACTTTGGTTTAACCGATCCAGATAACAATCCCGCGATGACCCGTGACTTTGGCGTGCCAACACAAGGGATGGAAGCACCATGGGGTAAAGCTGCGCTGACGTTTTACTACGACAGCATAGTGACCACATCACCACCGCAAACTTTGCAACAATTAAGCCTATGGGCCAAACAACACCCAGGCAGATTCACCTACCCTAAGCCACCTGACTTTTTAGCCACCAGCTTTTTAAAGTACGCCTTAATTGTACTGAACAACTCACAGCCTGAAGCGATTAAAAATTTGCTTTATCAACCCGCTACAACACAAAGCCAGGCTTTGTTATTGCCGGTATTGTGGCAATATTTAGATGAACTACATCCGCATTTATGGCGCAAAGGTAGACACTTTATGTCTAGCGGCATGGAGCTTCGCCGCTTAATCGGCGATGGAGAACTTGCTCTAGCGTTTACCTTTTCAGCCGCTGAAATTCCCGCGGCCGTTGCCCGTTTTGAATTACCCGACAGTAGCCGCAGTTATCGCATGCAAGATGGTAGTTTGAGCAATATTCATTTTATCGCTATTCCCTATAATGCCGCTCACCTAGACAGCGCTAAATTGGTAGTCAATTTTTTACTGAGCCCACAAGCTCAAGCACACAAACAGCAAGCGAATATATGGGGCGACACCAGCGTGTTAGCACTATCAAAGCTGACTGCCGAACAGCAGACTTGGTTTGAGCCACCCGCTCAGTCACATCCCAGTGCCACTATTGCTAACCAAGCAATCAGCCCAGCGTTAAGCGAGCCAGATCCAAGTTGGAGTAAGGTTATTACAAAGCTATGGTTACAACGCTATGGAGTGATGCAATGA
- a CDS encoding ABC transporter permease yields MSTIAKLFNPIVRFSPFMMMALLLIPVLGGLIGVILPAFGWIPALDQTHFSLNGFQQLWQTPGIGHMALLSITTSLVSTLLAFLITILILASYFNSPWLGYIQRLLGPILVIPHAAAAIAIGFLITPSGMLSRLVSPWLSGWDAPPDWLYPHDAMGLSIILGVTLKELPFLLLMALGVLAQPDLGQTLRAQHKVALSLGYCPMTAFLKVVLPSLYPHLRLPILAVLAYASASVEIPLILGPNNPPTLAVAIMQWFHDVDLSLRIKASAGAILQIQLTLFVLACWWLLERLVSRFAQSMLTNGQREYGGAIIQKITHVITALMLTIIGLALVGMLLWSFAGFWHFPDALPQQFVMLHWQTALQQMHTPLIDTVLIALCATALAITLTLLTLEAEQHSGKPLSLLGSVLIYLPLLIPSIAFLFGLVWLLEQVNSQHTFINVVLAHLLFVLPYVFLSLASSYRRLDPRFSIVAASLGATKAKIFFRIKLPMLIGPIFIACALGLAISFSQYLPTLLTGGGRINTITTEAVSLANGGSRRISAVYALMQMILPALGFLLAWLLPKMLVKRHQQG; encoded by the coding sequence ATGAGCACTATAGCCAAGCTGTTCAATCCAATTGTGCGCTTCAGTCCATTTATGATGATGGCTTTGTTACTGATCCCTGTATTGGGTGGGTTAATTGGCGTTATTCTGCCTGCGTTTGGCTGGATCCCAGCACTGGATCAAACCCATTTTAGCTTGAATGGTTTTCAGCAATTATGGCAAACACCAGGCATTGGCCACATGGCGTTATTGAGTATCACCACCAGCTTGGTGAGTACCTTGTTGGCCTTTTTAATCACTATATTGATCCTAGCAAGTTACTTTAACAGTCCGTGGCTGGGTTATATTCAACGCCTTTTAGGACCTATTCTGGTTATCCCTCATGCTGCTGCAGCCATTGCTATTGGATTTCTTATCACCCCGTCTGGCATGTTGTCTCGCTTAGTTTCACCTTGGTTAAGTGGTTGGGATGCACCACCCGATTGGCTATATCCACACGATGCGATGGGACTGAGTATTATTCTAGGCGTGACCTTAAAAGAACTGCCTTTTTTATTACTGATGGCGCTAGGCGTATTAGCACAACCCGACCTTGGGCAAACACTACGGGCGCAACATAAAGTGGCATTGAGTTTAGGTTATTGCCCAATGACAGCATTTTTAAAAGTGGTGTTGCCAAGCCTGTATCCTCACTTACGCTTGCCAATATTGGCAGTATTGGCCTACGCCAGTGCCAGTGTAGAAATCCCATTAATTTTAGGCCCCAACAATCCGCCGACATTGGCTGTAGCGATTATGCAGTGGTTTCATGACGTGGATTTAAGTTTACGGATCAAAGCGTCTGCGGGGGCGATATTACAAATTCAACTGACGTTATTCGTATTAGCCTGCTGGTGGTTACTGGAACGCTTGGTGAGTCGATTCGCTCAATCGATGTTAACCAATGGCCAGCGCGAATACGGCGGCGCTATCATCCAAAAGATAACCCATGTCATCACCGCCTTAATGTTGACCATCATAGGTTTGGCATTAGTGGGAATGCTGCTGTGGTCTTTTGCTGGCTTTTGGCATTTCCCTGATGCCTTGCCTCAACAATTTGTAATGCTGCACTGGCAAACGGCATTGCAACAAATGCACACGCCACTTATCGACACGGTACTGATTGCCCTCTGCGCAACCGCCCTAGCGATAACCTTAACCTTACTCACTTTAGAAGCAGAGCAGCACAGCGGAAAACCGCTATCGCTGCTGGGCAGTGTATTAATTTATCTGCCCTTGCTTATTCCAAGTATCGCGTTTTTATTTGGTTTGGTGTGGTTACTTGAGCAAGTAAACAGTCAACACACCTTTATCAATGTGGTACTGGCCCATTTGTTATTTGTATTACCCTATGTGTTTTTATCGCTGGCCAGTAGCTATCGTCGTTTAGACCCACGCTTTAGTATTGTTGCGGCCAGTCTTGGGGCCACCAAAGCAAAAATATTTTTCCGGATTAAACTGCCCATGCTAATTGGGCCGATATTCATTGCTTGCGCATTAGGTTTAGCCATTAGCTTTAGCCAATACTTACCAACCTTACTCACTGGTGGTGGACGCATCAACACCATTACCACTGAAGCCGTTTCGCTCGCCAATGGTGGAAGCCGCAGGATCAGTGCCGTATATGCGTTAATGCAAATGATCCTCCCAGCTTTAGGTTTTTTACTGGCTTGGCTATTGCCAAAAATGTTAGTCAAACGCCACCAACAAGGATAA